In Scylla paramamosain isolate STU-SP2022 chromosome 17, ASM3559412v1, whole genome shotgun sequence, one DNA window encodes the following:
- the LOC135108571 gene encoding uncharacterized protein LOC135108571 yields the protein MAGQGRTSDHQSFLNNLLMMREQEIRLLSKKLHHQAALDSDGGSGISEGSIGSPEPHNLSMSPLRAVSPPPTTQGSYSRYSDDHHNIPSNSTLPHEPTYDQRVGEQQPSNRFHPLYDPLVEQYDQNHIYNRGADDSRDRGVYWDRRNHQDAHQESGEATRQEENRDIASRMTESFLEQQQKQQQVLATQALLGSLTTQSNHHPLLPYSTLHSDSVVGGSSLLVRALASSAPRRPRGEKKPIPETLKDEKYYERRRRNNLAAKKSRDARKQREDQIAIRASFLEKENSVLRAQVATLRDEASSLRHLLLQKKKK from the exons ATGGCGGGTCAAGGGAGGACAAGCGATCATCAGAGTTTCTTAAACAATTTACTGATGATGCGAGAACAAGAAATTAGATTACTGTCTAAAAAACTGCATCATCAGGCCGCTCTTGACTCTGACGGAGGCTCAG gtATCAGCGAGGGGAGCATCGGTAGTCCTGAGCCCCATAACTTGTCCATGTCGCCCCTTCGTGCCGTGTCCCCGCCtcccacaacacaagggagTTACAGTCGTTACAGTGATGATCACCACAACATTCCTTCTAACTCAACACTACCACACGAGCCGACCTATGACCAGCGTGTCGGAGAACAGCAGCCTTCGAACAGGTTTCATCCATTATACGACCCTCTGGTTGAACAGTATGATCAGAACCACATTTACAACAGAGGAGCTGATGATAGCAGGGACCGTGGCGTGTACTGGGATAGAAGAAACCACCAGGATGCCcatcag GAGTCGGGGGAAGCCACCCGCCAGGAGGAGAACAGAGACATTGCATCCAGGATGACCGAGAGCTTTCTTgaacagcagcagaaacagcaacAAGTTCTAGCAACTCAAGCTCTTTTGGGCTCCCTCACCACTCAGAGCAATCATCATCCACTCCTGCCCTATTCTACCCTCCACTCCGACA GTGTGGTGGGTGGTTCTAGCCTTCTGGTACGGGCTTTGGCGTCCTCGGCACCACGACGGCCACGAGGCGAGAAGAAACCTATTCCAGAAACactgaaagacgaaaaatattATGAgcggagaagaagaaacaacctgGCAGCCAAAAAGTCTAGGGACGCCAGGAAGCAGCGCGAGGACCAG ATTGCCATTCGTGCCTCTtttctggaaaaagaaaattctgTCCTAAGAGCGCAGGTGGCCACACTGAGAGATGAAGCATCTTCTCTTCGGCATCTCTTActtcagaaaaagaaaaagtag